In Magnetococcales bacterium, a genomic segment contains:
- a CDS encoding sigma 54-interacting transcriptional regulator, protein MTIRTLIVDGDDAILEEVVPVLSKQGYQFTSAKSVRTATEVLRSQCFDLVLCDINLPDGSGIQLVKDVNEEHPDTSALIITDNIDSESVQAAIKDGVFNYLTKPVLPSHIKQIVHLTTEHKRLRKEQEMLKSRMEAIFRGVDDAIVAIDDKWRIIQFNEAATRLLGITPPALDQPLQEVMSWLFPFVEPLLRKARKEGAGKRSVRMVNMNEEGMNRILNCTASLFLDPAQDTQGMILVVRDESRLAMLERETKTRQGWHGLVGSSQPMQDIYQLIEHLSEVDSTVLVSGETGTGKELAARALHDTSPRASRAFVAVNCASLPVGLIESELFGHVRGAFTNAIRDKPGRFKLADGGSIFLDEIGDISLDMQIRLLRVLQEKVFEAVGDNNPIRVDVRVITATHRNLRELVQEGLFREDLYYRLKVVEMRMPPLREHKTDMPALIDHFLAKLNLRLNRSVRGVSDEALAALMDYDWPGNVRELEHVLEHAMVVAPQSILTWSNLPPEFRARTLPSLGPPPCATVTASTTSHGGRPLKRSYGPEEGESLDRETILRVLIESRWHMQIAAIKLNISRSTLWRRMKAMGLRQPEETT, encoded by the coding sequence ATGACTATCCGAACATTAATTGTCGATGGAGACGATGCTATCTTAGAAGAAGTTGTTCCGGTTTTATCCAAACAAGGGTATCAATTCACTTCGGCGAAATCGGTTCGCACAGCCACGGAAGTGTTGCGGAGTCAGTGTTTCGACCTGGTGCTCTGCGACATCAATCTGCCGGATGGTTCTGGGATTCAATTAGTTAAAGATGTAAATGAAGAGCATCCGGACACAAGCGCCCTGATCATAACCGATAACATCGATAGCGAATCGGTTCAAGCCGCCATCAAGGATGGGGTCTTCAACTACCTGACCAAACCCGTCCTTCCTTCCCACATCAAACAGATTGTCCATCTCACCACGGAGCATAAACGCCTCCGCAAAGAACAGGAAATGCTGAAAAGTCGCATGGAGGCCATTTTTCGGGGAGTGGATGACGCCATTGTCGCCATAGATGATAAATGGCGAATTATTCAATTCAACGAGGCTGCGACCAGACTTCTCGGAATTACCCCCCCGGCACTCGACCAACCGTTGCAGGAAGTCATGTCCTGGCTCTTCCCCTTCGTGGAACCTCTGCTGCGCAAAGCCCGCAAAGAGGGCGCCGGAAAACGCTCGGTACGCATGGTCAATATGAACGAAGAGGGGATGAATCGGATTTTGAATTGCACGGCGTCACTCTTTCTCGACCCGGCACAAGATACGCAGGGGATGATCCTGGTGGTGCGGGACGAAAGCCGCCTGGCCATGCTGGAGCGGGAGACCAAAACACGACAGGGTTGGCATGGATTGGTGGGATCAAGCCAGCCCATGCAGGATATCTATCAGCTGATCGAGCACCTCTCGGAAGTTGACTCCACCGTGCTGGTCAGCGGCGAAACCGGCACCGGCAAGGAGTTGGCCGCCCGTGCGCTGCACGACACCAGTCCGCGCGCTTCCCGCGCCTTTGTGGCGGTCAACTGCGCATCCCTGCCGGTCGGACTCATTGAAAGCGAGTTGTTCGGTCATGTGCGCGGAGCCTTTACCAATGCCATACGCGATAAGCCTGGCCGCTTCAAACTGGCGGACGGGGGCTCCATCTTTCTGGATGAGATCGGCGACATCTCATTGGACATGCAGATCAGGCTCCTGCGGGTGTTGCAGGAGAAGGTTTTTGAGGCTGTGGGAGACAACAATCCCATCCGGGTGGATGTGCGGGTGATTACCGCCACCCATCGCAATCTGCGCGAGCTGGTCCAGGAGGGGCTTTTCCGCGAAGATCTTTATTACCGGCTCAAAGTGGTGGAGATGCGCATGCCCCCGTTGCGGGAACACAAGACGGACATGCCCGCGCTGATCGACCATTTCCTGGCCAAACTCAACCTTCGGCTGAATCGATCAGTCCGCGGGGTGAGCGATGAGGCGCTCGCGGCTCTCATGGATTACGACTGGCCGGGCAACGTCCGGGAACTGGAACATGTTCTGGAACATGCCATGGTGGTGGCCCCGCAGTCCATCCTGACGTGGTCCAATCTGCCTCCGGAATTCCGTGCCCGCACCCTCCCCTCCCTCGGCCCTCCCCCCTGCGCGACCGTGACAGCCTCGACGACAAGCCATGGCGGACGCCCTTTGAAGCGCTCTTATGGCCCGGAAGAGGGCGAATCGCTGGATCGGGAAACCATCTTGCGCGTCTTGATCGAATCGCGTTGGCATATGCAGATCGCTGCCATCAAGTTGAACATCAGTCGAAGTACCTTGTGGCGGCGGATGAAAGCCATGGGTTTGCGTCAACCGGAAGA